Proteins encoded together in one Mus caroli chromosome 4, CAROLI_EIJ_v1.1, whole genome shotgun sequence window:
- the Spag8 gene encoding sperm-associated antigen 8, with product METTESTEGSLSRSCDVQPSSERLDTASEPVPSSSSSPRSSAPAEAPAQYSVLTEPSSDSLYGAPCPPAHHRGHGFGFQPFYVSCIPQDPCNMADLSSRADPTSSYPCHSSGRGSGSGTCCGLGQSSELSQGSGPTSGPAPASGPSLVSGPDSASGPDSSASGPALASGPGPADTGPGPKFSTCIPQGYRCIPVDLTPDYNAWCQHLHWKPQRSWKPLQVSEPGVRGPYKPPEPGALGPCEPCEPCEPCEPPGVESEEILCKTRPRGQCLLYNWEEERATNQLDQIPPLQDGSESYFFRHGHQGLLTTQPQSPMSSSTTQRDSYQLPRHVCQPLRGKREAMLEMLLHHQIYKEVQAEQEPARKLFETQSVTHHDYRVELVRTAPPASTKPHDYRQEQPETFWIQQAARLPGVSDIRTLDTPFRKNCSFSTPVPLSLGQPLPYELESGPHQVGVISSLACQGGGRGCGRTRTTPI from the exons ATGGAGACCACCGAGTCTACAGAGGGATCTTTGTCGCG ATCTTGTGATGTACAGCCCAGCTCTGAAAGACTAGATACCGCTTCAGAACCGGTTCCTTCTTCGAGCAGTAGTCCTAGGTCTTCTGCCCCTGCCGAGGCTCCTGCGCAGTACTCTGTGCTGACAGAGCCCTCTTCTGACAGTCTTTACGGGGCACCCTGCCCTCCAGCCCATCATAGAGGCCATGGGTTTGGCTTTCAGCCCTTCTATGTTTCTTGTATTCCTCAGGATCCCTGTAATATGGCAGACCTCAGCTCCAGAGCTGATCCTACCTCTTCTTATCCTTGTCATAGCTCTGGGcgtggctctggctctggcacTTGTTGTGGTCTTGGCCAGAGCTCTGAGCTTAGCCAGGGCTCCGGGCCCACCTCTgggcctgctcctgcctctggacCTAGTCTTGTCTCTGGACCTGATTCTGCCTCTGgacctgattcttctgcctcggGACCTGCTCTTGCCTCTGGACCTGGTCCTGCTGACACTGGACCGGGTCCTAAGTTCAGCACCTGCATTCCTCAAGGGTACAGATGCATCCCAGTTGACCTGACCCCTGATTATAATGCATGGTGTCAGCACTTACACTGGAAGCCACAACGCTCCTGGAAACCTCTGCAGGTCTCAGAACCTGGAGTGAGAGGGCCATATAAACCTCCAGAACCTGGAGCACTCGGGCCATGTGAGCCATGTGAGCCATGTGAGCCATGTGAACCTCCAGGGGTTGAATCTGAGGAAATTCTCTGTAAAACACGGCCACGTGGCCAGTGCCTTCTCTACAACTGGGAGGAAGAG AGAGCCACCAACCAGCTGGATCAAATCCCTCCATTGCAAGATGGCTCTGAGAGTTACTTCTTCCGACACGGACACCAGGGTCTGCTGACCACACAGCCCCAGTCACCCATGTCTTCTAGCACCACCCAGAGAGACTCATACCAGCTCCCAAGACATGTCTGTCAGCCACTTCGAG GGAAGCGTGAAGCCATGCTGGAGATGCTCCTGCACCACCAGATCTA TAAAGAGGTGcaggcagagcaggaacctgCAAGGAAGCTCTTTGAGACCCAGTCAGTAACACACCATGACTACAGAGTGGAGCTGGTACGAACAGCACCTCCTGCCTCAACAAAG CCTCATGATTACCGCCAGGAGCAGCCTGAAACCTTCTGGATTCAGCAGGCAGCACGGCTACCG GGTGTCAGTGACATCAGGACACTGGACACACCATTCCGGAAGAACTGCAGCTTCTCGACGCCCGTGCCCTTGTCGCTGGGGCAGCCCTTGCCTTACGAGCTTGAGAGCGGCCCCCACCAAGTTGGGGTAATATCTTCCCTTGCCTGTCAGGGAGGAGGGCGGGGGTGTGGAAGGACGAGAACAACTCCAATCTAA
- the Hint2 gene encoding histidine triad nucleotide-binding protein 2, mitochondrial isoform X1 — translation MERVLLSGSLLSAYLNRAPCKNSLPWGHPPHPQVRGSAGVSDGSEVAKAQKAAPGGASPTIFSRILDRSLPADILYEDQQCLVFRDVAPQAPVHFLVIPRKPIPRISQAEEDDQQLLGHLLLVAKKIAQAQGLKDGYRLVVNDGKMGAQSVYHLHIHVLGGRQLQWPPG, via the exons ATGGAACGTGTGCTGCTGTCCGGGAGCCTGCTCTCGGCGTACCTCAACCGTGCCCCTTGCAAGAA CTCTCTCCCTTGGGGTCACCCGCCCCACCCTCAGGTCCGAGGAAGCGCAGGGGTGTCCGACGGGAGTGAAGTGGCCAAGGCCCAGAAAGCAGCTCCTGGAGGAGCATCGCCAACCATCTTCTCCCGGATTTTGGACCGGAGTCTCCCAGCTGACATTCTATATGAAGATCAGCAG TGCCTTGTGTTCCGTGACGTAGCTCCTCAGGCTCCTGTGCACTTTCTGGTCATTCCTAGGAAGCCCATTCCTCGAATTAGCCAGGCTGAAGAGGACGACCAGCAG CTTCTAGGACACTTACTCCTTGTGGCCAAGAAGATAGCACAGGCCCAGGGTCTGAAAGATGGGTATCGGCTTG TGGTTAATGATGGCAAGATGGGCGCACAGTCTGTGTATCACCTGCACATTCACGTACTTGGAGGCCGACAGCTGCAGTGGCCACCTGGCTAA
- the Hint2 gene encoding histidine triad nucleotide-binding protein 2, mitochondrial isoform X2 produces MAAAVLLAVGLRAARRTLAAARARGPQVRGSAGVSDGSEVAKAQKAAPGGASPTIFSRILDRSLPADILYEDQQCLVFRDVAPQAPVHFLVIPRKPIPRISQAEEDDQQLLGHLLLVAKKIAQAQGLKDGYRLVVNDGKMGAQSVYHLHIHVLGGRQLQWPPG; encoded by the exons ATGGCTGCTGCTGTGCTGCTGGCCGTGGGCTTGCGCGCTGCGCGCAGAACCCTGGCGGCCGCGAGGGCCCGGGGGCCGCAG GTCCGAGGAAGCGCAGGGGTGTCCGACGGGAGTGAAGTGGCCAAGGCCCAGAAAGCAGCTCCTGGAGGAGCATCGCCAACCATCTTCTCCCGGATTTTGGACCGGAGTCTCCCAGCTGACATTCTATATGAAGATCAGCAG TGCCTTGTGTTCCGTGACGTAGCTCCTCAGGCTCCTGTGCACTTTCTGGTCATTCCTAGGAAGCCCATTCCTCGAATTAGCCAGGCTGAAGAGGACGACCAGCAG CTTCTAGGACACTTACTCCTTGTGGCCAAGAAGATAGCACAGGCCCAGGGTCTGAAAGATGGGTATCGGCTTG TGGTTAATGATGGCAAGATGGGCGCACAGTCTGTGTATCACCTGCACATTCACGTACTTGGAGGCCGACAGCTGCAGTGGCCACCTGGCTAA